In Nostoc sp. CENA543, a single genomic region encodes these proteins:
- a CDS encoding zeta toxin family protein translates to MMPPKPTLTIIAGPNGSGKSTFTRATQQALQVPIIDPDQEARQLRPDDLQAAAILGGRQAIKRARAYLSNNESFAVETTLSGHTYLRMMAEVRQKGWQIYLIYVGIDNVEISIERVATRVAQGGHNVPEEDIRRRYSRSLSNLSVAIEQADRILIFDNSTMEGYQQILTIENGRVSQKAQELPEWLRYSLRPEFLE, encoded by the coding sequence ATGATGCCACCAAAACCTACCCTGACTATTATTGCTGGCCCGAATGGATCGGGTAAAAGTACCTTTACTCGTGCAACTCAACAAGCTTTGCAAGTTCCAATTATCGACCCAGATCAAGAAGCACGACAACTTCGACCTGATGATCTCCAAGCAGCAGCAATACTCGGTGGAAGGCAAGCAATTAAACGCGCTCGTGCTTATCTGAGCAATAATGAAAGCTTTGCAGTGGAAACTACGCTATCAGGCCATACATATCTAAGAATGATGGCGGAAGTTAGGCAAAAAGGGTGGCAAATCTACCTCATTTATGTTGGTATCGATAATGTAGAAATCAGCATTGAGCGTGTTGCTACTAGAGTTGCACAAGGCGGACATAACGTACCTGAAGAAGACATTCGGCGTAGATATTCACGCAGTCTATCCAATTTATCAGTAGCGATAGAACAAGCTGACCGGATTTTAATTTTTGATAACTCAACAATGGAAGGATATCAACAAATACTAACCATTGAAAATGGAAGAGTTAGCCAAAAAGCCCAGGAGCTACCTGAATGGTTAAGATATTCGCTTAGACCAGAATTTTTGGAATAA
- a CDS encoding DUF6745 domain-containing protein, whose protein sequence is MIYNISSKQEKLIFEYSQKWFSIGFKTKVNNSEILHKTVNNIYNLIGLNQPKIILVDSPYQSLKSLVNLNKSNKNIGQPVGRLINQKFNLLQSKVKSQFDEQLWFHLRSSFVNELNNLFVDELEIILGNLLEERLEIELGNDWEKLTSLVWSENKLQPCNEWEPSIEFYYNSFSSWANISVGSICDFCISVLNCVHNSVEWNVFKNLINYCGWMFPYDNICIISNRPSIIRLDEQNNIHAEHLPAIQFADGFSVYANHGKILNLK, encoded by the coding sequence ATGATTTATAATATTTCTAGCAAACAAGAAAAACTTATATTTGAATATTCTCAAAAGTGGTTTTCTATCGGATTTAAAACCAAGGTAAATAATAGTGAAATTCTTCATAAGACTGTCAATAATATTTATAATTTAATTGGATTAAATCAACCAAAAATTATATTAGTAGACAGCCCTTATCAATCTTTAAAATCCTTAGTTAATTTAAACAAATCAAATAAAAATATTGGTCAACCAGTAGGGCGTTTAATTAATCAAAAATTTAATTTATTACAGTCAAAAGTTAAGTCTCAGTTTGATGAACAACTATGGTTTCATTTAAGAAGTTCCTTTGTAAATGAATTAAATAATTTATTTGTAGATGAATTAGAAATTATTTTAGGTAATTTATTGGAAGAAAGGCTAGAAATAGAACTTGGTAATGATTGGGAGAAATTAACCAGTTTAGTATGGAGCGAAAACAAACTTCAGCCCTGTAATGAATGGGAACCATCTATAGAATTTTATTATAATAGTTTTTCTTCATGGGCAAACATAAGTGTAGGCTCTATATGTGATTTTTGTATATCTGTACTAAACTGTGTGCATAATTCTGTAGAATGGAATGTTTTCAAAAATTTAATTAATTATTGTGGTTGGATGTTTCCCTACGATAATATATGTATTATATCTAATCGTCCTAGCATAATAAGGTTAGATGAGCAAAATAATATTCATGCGGAACATCTTCCAGCTATTCAGTTTGCTGATGGCTTCAGTGTATATGCTAATCATGGAAAGATATTAAATTTAAAATAA